One genomic segment of Bradyrhizobium prioriisuperbiae includes these proteins:
- a CDS encoding DUF4214 domain-containing protein has product MYGTTEDLFGTTVHDVKSPGGAVYALYDAILDRTPDPLGFEGWVSAIEHGTSLHDVTAAFWLSGSPISYQRIGQRRFC; this is encoded by the coding sequence CTGTACGGCACCACAGAGGACCTGTTCGGCACGACCGTTCACGATGTCAAAAGCCCCGGTGGCGCGGTCTACGCGCTCTATGACGCGATTTTGGATCGAACTCCCGACCCTCTCGGGTTTGAGGGTTGGGTTTCGGCCATCGAGCACGGAACGTCCTTACATGACGTTACCGCCGCATTTTGGCTCTCCGGAAGCCCAATCTCATATCAACGCATCGGACAACGCCGCTTTTGTTGA
- a CDS encoding DUF4214 domain-containing protein yields MVDYVLEGPKWGTASFGTAGGIVTWAVDATVPASFLAELSAAFADWSHYANIEFQEVASTAVSQIDFTMSAIDGLNQILGETSFYYSGSKFISAAIEFDTGEGWHLSGSQIISNSAVNLFQVALHEIGHAIGLDHYNATPAIMNAYLNTSVTDLAQSDIDGVQALYGSAPPQNLFGATVHDVQGPGGEIYALYDAILGRTPDPLGFEGWVSLLEHGTSLHEVAARILASPEAQLHLGAADNATFVEQLYQTALHRQPEAAGLQGWTNALNQGMSRADIAIAFALSTENVSGMQASLNAGVFAPDLDASNVARLYYGLLGRAPDAAGLAGWTNVIKDGASLTSIAQAFLNSTEYNSSHAGMSDAQFVDSLYVNALGRHADSAGLQGWVNALANGTSHADVAIGIAESAEALNHHLSHIEQSWLLV; encoded by the coding sequence ATGGTCGACTACGTTCTGGAAGGTCCGAAATGGGGCACGGCCAGCTTCGGTACGGCTGGAGGTATTGTGACCTGGGCGGTCGATGCGACAGTCCCGGCCAGCTTCCTGGCCGAACTCAGCGCCGCCTTTGCAGACTGGTCACATTACGCCAACATCGAATTCCAGGAGGTGGCGTCGACTGCTGTTTCGCAAATCGATTTTACGATGAGCGCGATTGACGGCCTCAACCAGATTCTTGGAGAAACCAGCTTCTACTACTCGGGAAGCAAGTTCATTTCCGCTGCCATCGAATTTGACACCGGGGAAGGTTGGCACCTGTCCGGCAGCCAGATCATCAGCAACAGTGCCGTGAATTTATTCCAGGTCGCCCTGCACGAAATCGGGCACGCCATTGGCCTTGACCACTACAACGCCACGCCCGCGATCATGAATGCCTACCTGAACACGAGCGTGACCGACCTCGCGCAATCGGACATCGACGGAGTTCAAGCGCTTTATGGCAGCGCCCCACCTCAAAATCTGTTTGGAGCGACTGTACACGATGTCCAAGGCCCGGGCGGTGAAATCTATGCCCTCTATGACGCTATCCTGGGGCGAACACCGGACCCGTTGGGTTTCGAGGGCTGGGTTTCATTGTTGGAACACGGCACATCACTGCACGAAGTAGCCGCGAGAATTCTCGCCTCGCCGGAAGCACAGCTGCATCTCGGCGCAGCGGACAACGCCACGTTTGTGGAACAGCTTTATCAGACCGCACTGCATCGCCAGCCCGAAGCCGCCGGGCTGCAAGGATGGACCAACGCACTCAATCAGGGCATGTCACGAGCCGATATCGCGATAGCTTTCGCGCTCAGCACCGAGAATGTCAGCGGCATGCAGGCCAGCTTGAACGCCGGGGTCTTCGCGCCCGATCTCGATGCCTCAAACGTTGCCCGCCTCTACTACGGATTGCTCGGGCGCGCGCCGGACGCGGCCGGCCTTGCTGGCTGGACCAATGTGATCAAAGATGGCGCTTCGCTAACCAGCATCGCTCAGGCATTCCTGAACTCGACCGAATACAACAGTTCGCACGCGGGAATGTCAGACGCGCAGTTCGTCGATAGCCTTTATGTCAACGCGCTCGGCCGCCACGCGGACAGTGCCGGCCTGCAAGGCTGGGTCAACGCGCTTGCCAACGGCACCTCGCACGCGGATGTCGCGATAGGCATCGCGGAGTCCGCCGAAGCACTTAATCATCATCTGTCTCACATCGAGCAATCCTGGCTTCTGGTCTAG
- a CDS encoding glycosyltransferase family 4 protein — MMAIDQLLQQPLLLAAIPVVSAVLCAALIVVLRPLLVRYALARPNTRSSHSEPTPQGGGIAVIAATVLTVAFAGLWTHATGTYALAIVLAAAIFLALVGAMDDLRPLPVLPRLAMQVAAVTAALIVLPAQLHIAPFLPLWLERSLLLLAMLWFINLVNFMDGLDWMTVAEMLPMTVALSAFALAGWTTDVVPLALALAGALLGFAPFNRPVARLFLGDVGSLPIGLLIAWCLVQLAGQGHLVAALLLPLYYLADATITLALRLSRGEKVWEAHRTHFYQRATDNGFKVIQVVRDVFVLNILLGALAAASLILTSFEIDLLLCVTGAIAVAIVLRRFSRIKGYRLTKPLRTPK; from the coding sequence ATGATGGCGATCGATCAGCTTTTGCAACAGCCGCTGCTCCTCGCGGCTATTCCTGTTGTCTCGGCGGTCCTCTGCGCCGCGCTGATCGTCGTGTTGCGCCCCCTGCTCGTCCGCTATGCCCTGGCCCGGCCAAATACCCGCTCCTCGCATAGCGAACCGACGCCACAAGGCGGCGGCATCGCCGTCATCGCGGCAACCGTCCTGACCGTTGCATTTGCAGGGCTGTGGACCCATGCCACCGGCACATATGCTCTTGCGATTGTCCTGGCGGCAGCGATCTTCCTCGCGCTGGTCGGTGCGATGGATGATCTGCGTCCGCTCCCCGTGCTGCCGCGCCTGGCGATGCAGGTCGCGGCCGTCACCGCCGCGCTGATTGTCCTGCCGGCCCAGTTGCACATCGCACCGTTTCTCCCGCTCTGGCTCGAACGCAGCCTGCTGCTGCTCGCAATGCTCTGGTTCATCAATCTGGTGAACTTCATGGACGGGCTCGACTGGATGACGGTCGCCGAGATGCTGCCCATGACGGTCGCATTGTCGGCCTTCGCTCTCGCCGGCTGGACCACCGACGTAGTCCCGCTTGCGCTCGCGCTTGCCGGCGCCCTCCTCGGCTTTGCCCCGTTCAACCGGCCGGTCGCGCGGCTTTTCCTGGGGGACGTCGGCAGCCTGCCCATCGGTCTTTTGATCGCCTGGTGCCTGGTGCAGCTTGCCGGGCAAGGCCATCTCGTCGCAGCACTGCTGCTGCCGCTCTACTATCTCGCCGACGCGACAATCACCTTGGCGCTCCGGCTATCCCGAGGCGAGAAGGTCTGGGAGGCGCACCGGACCCACTTCTATCAGCGCGCGACAGATAACGGCTTCAAGGTCATCCAGGTTGTGCGTGACGTATTCGTGCTCAATATCCTGCTCGGTGCGCTGGCCGCGGCCTCACTGATACTGACTTCGTTCGAAATTGATCTCCTGCTGTGCGTAACAGGAGCCATCGCCGTGGCCATCGTACTGAGGCGATTTTCACGAATCAAAGGATATCGCCTCACAAAACCTTTGCGCACTCCGAAGTAA
- a CDS encoding glycosyltransferase family 4 protein: MAFAERPQQQFIAGAEIQPLRGSILYVVSEDWAFLSHRLPMASAAREAGFSVHVATRIGEDAEAIRAHGFTLHPIPFVRGRLSPLAALSTILALRRVGKAVGPTLVHHVGLQCCVLGGLASLGANRPQVNALTGLGYTFTGGQSRSGFFRRAMTATLKFLLNRQHAVTLVQNPDDQAALEQIGISGGHLALIPGSGVDTDALQPLPEPEGPITVGFAGRLLTDKGIRALLSAHRLLRQRGLDIHLHIAGEPDPANPASVSLQEAQAWNREPGITWLGHVDDIASLWQRSHIAALPSHREGLPKSLLEAAAFGRPMVSTDAPGCREIVIHDRTGLLVPIEDPSALADAIATLAESPELRARYGAAARELVAEKMSARAIGQTTLELYRSMIAR; the protein is encoded by the coding sequence ATGGCCTTTGCGGAACGCCCCCAACAACAATTCATCGCCGGAGCCGAAATACAGCCCCTGCGCGGCTCGATCCTTTACGTCGTCTCCGAAGACTGGGCCTTCCTGTCGCACCGGTTGCCGATGGCCAGCGCCGCCCGTGAGGCCGGCTTCAGCGTTCATGTCGCCACCCGCATTGGAGAAGATGCGGAGGCCATCCGCGCCCACGGCTTCACGCTGCACCCGATCCCCTTCGTGCGCGGTCGCCTGTCGCCGCTGGCGGCGCTGTCGACCATCCTGGCCCTGCGGCGGGTCGGGAAGGCCGTCGGGCCGACGCTCGTACATCATGTCGGCCTGCAATGCTGCGTGCTCGGCGGGCTGGCCTCGCTGGGTGCTAACCGGCCGCAAGTCAATGCGCTGACCGGTCTCGGCTATACGTTTACCGGCGGCCAGTCCCGCTCCGGATTTTTCCGCCGGGCGATGACCGCAACCCTGAAATTCCTGCTGAACCGCCAGCACGCGGTCACCCTGGTGCAGAATCCCGACGACCAGGCCGCGCTCGAGCAAATCGGGATTTCCGGCGGCCATCTCGCCTTGATCCCCGGATCCGGCGTCGATACCGACGCATTGCAGCCGCTGCCTGAGCCGGAGGGGCCGATCACCGTCGGCTTCGCCGGGCGGCTTTTGACCGACAAAGGAATCCGGGCGCTGCTCTCGGCGCATCGGCTGTTACGGCAGCGCGGTCTCGACATCCATCTCCACATCGCGGGCGAGCCCGATCCGGCCAACCCCGCCTCGGTGTCCCTGCAGGAGGCCCAGGCCTGGAACCGCGAACCCGGCATCACCTGGCTCGGCCATGTCGACGACATCGCCTCGCTATGGCAGCGCTCGCATATCGCGGCCCTGCCCTCGCACCGGGAGGGTCTGCCGAAAAGCCTGCTCGAAGCCGCAGCCTTCGGCCGGCCAATGGTATCGACGGACGCGCCTGGCTGCCGCGAAATCGTCATCCATGATCGCACGGGTCTGCTGGTCCCCATCGAGGATCCCTCGGCCCTGGCAGACGCCATCGCCACGCTGGCCGAATCGCCCGAGCTGCGCGCCCGCTATGGTGCCGCCGCCCGCGAGCTCGTGGCCGAGAAGATGTCGGCCCGCGCCATCGGCCAGACCACGCTGGAGCTCTATCGCTCCATGATCGCGCGATGA